One genomic segment of Coffea arabica cultivar ET-39 chromosome 6e, Coffea Arabica ET-39 HiFi, whole genome shotgun sequence includes these proteins:
- the LOC140009987 gene encoding U-box domain-containing protein 35-like → MVCVAIDKDKGSQYALKWAVDNLVGKGKYVTLIHVKQKQPSSASLVSHIALADANDSIQRSYKDADGQSKELFLPFRCFCTRKDIRVNEVMIEDLDIAKGICDYVRANFVENLVLSAPSKSAFVRRFKTNDVASTVSKVAPDFCNVYTISKGKLSSVRAASCPVPNPPPRQGQNQGTTNPVLSDARLMHGSGVRGFSHDKSPIAPRTLAEDMDSIKSPFTRGKTQNRSSGDFSLPDSDISFISSGRSSMDHLFPLPDIQDMAFPPRLSNGSETENTSNFGSSFSGPRTPDTSGSGTFPSRTHENGSISWSSSSSQSQEDVEAEMRRLKQELKQTMEMYSTACKEALLAKQKALELQRWKMEEQQKLEEARLAEEAALAIAEKEKAKCKVAIEAAEAAQRIAELEAQKRKNAEMKALREEEERKRVLHTLAHGDVRYRRYTIDEIETATDHFSESRKIGEGGYGPVYKCNLDHTPVAIKVLRPDASQGRAQFQQEVEVLSCIRHPNMVLLLGACPEYGCLVYEYMPNGSLDDRLFRRGQTPVLPWQLRFRIAAEIGTCLLFLHQTKPEPLVHRDLKPANILLDRNYVSKIGDVGLARLVPPSVADTVTQYLMTSTAGTFCYIDPEYQQTGMLGIKSDIYSLGVMLLQIITAKPPMGLTHHVQRAIEKGKFADMLDPAVPDWPVEEALNFAKLALKCTELRRKDRPDLRTVVLPELDRLRTLAEERMSGIIPSPATLVRETPKCASQVSYDQPQQSGRESLTNGSSAPTFSDRDQ, encoded by the exons TGGTGAGCCACATTGCTCTTGCTGATGCTAATGATAGCATTCAAAGATCATATAAAGATGCTGATGGCCAATCCAAGGAGTTGTTCCTTCCCTTCCGCTGCTTCTGCACTCGCAAGGAT ATACGAGTTAATGAAGTCATGATTGAGGATTTGGACATAGCAAAAGGCATATGTGACTATGTCAGGGCAAACTTCGTTGAGAATTTGGTGCTTAGTGCTCCATCAAAGAGTGCATTTGTTCG CAGATTCAAGACTAATGACGTCGCTTCCACTGTTTCCAAGGTGGCACCAGATTTTTGCAATGTTTATACCATCTCAAAAGGAAAACTCTCATCAGTAAGGGCTGCCTCCTGTCCAGTTCCAAATCCACCGCCTCGCCAAGGGCAAAATCAAGGCACGACAAATCCTGTCCTTTCTGATGCACGTCTGATGCATGGCAGTGGAGTAAGAG GTTTTTCTCATGATAAATCACCGATTGCCCCACGAACTCTGGCTGAAGATATGGACTCAATCAA GTCACCATTTACTAGAGGCAAAACTCAGAATAGGTCATCTGGAGACTTCTCATTGCCAGATAGCGACATATCATTTATCAGTTCGGGCAGGTCCAGCATGGATCACTTGTTCCCTTTACCTGACATTCAGGACATGGCATTTCCCCCTCGTCTTTCAAATGGCTCTGAAACAGAGAATACATCGAATTTTGGTTCATCATTCTCAGGGCCAAGGACACCTGATACAAGCGGTTCTGGTACATTTCCATCCAGAACACACGAAAATGGCAGCATATCATGGTCGTCATCATCCAGCCAGAGTCAG GAGGATGTAGAAGCTGAGATGAGAAGGCTCAAGCAAGAGCTCAAGCAGACAATGGAGATGTATAGCACAGCATGCAAAGAAGCACTCTTAGCAAAACAGAAG GCATTAGAGCTTCAACGTTGGAAAATGGAGGAACAGCAGAAGCTAGAAGAGGCACGATTAGCTGAGGAAGCAGCACTAGCAattgcagaaaaagaaaaggccaaGTGTAAGGTAGCCATTGAGGCAGCTGAAGCAGCTCAGAGGATTGCAGAACTGGAagcacaaaaaagaaagaatgcaGAAATGAAGGCACTCAGAGAAGaagaggagagaaaaagagTACTGCATACGCTAGCACATGGTGATGTTAGATACCGGAGATACACCATAGATGAAATTGAAACAGCAACGGATCACTTCTCAGAGTCTCGAAAAATTGGTGAAGGTGGATATGGACCAGTCTACAAATGTAACCTAGATCATACACCTGTTGCAATAAAGGTACTACGTCCTGACGCATCTCAAGGAAGGGCACAGTTTCAGCAAGAG GTTGAAGTTCTTAGTTGTATACGACATCCGAACATGGTTCTCCTACTAGGAGCATGCCCAGAGTATGGTTGCCTCGTGTATGAGTACATGCCAAATGGCAGCTTAGATGATCGTCTCTTCCGGCGAGGACAGACCCCAGTGCTTCCTTGGCAATTAAGGTTCCGAATAGCAGCAGAGATTGGCACTTGCCTCCTTTTCCTCCACCAGACAAAGCCAGAACCACTCGTTCACCGGGATCTAAAACCAGCCAACATTTTGCTTGATCGAAACTATGTAAGCAAGATCGGTGATGTTGGTTTAGCAAGGCTTGTCCCTCCTTCTGTAGCTGATACTGTAACACAATACCTTATGACATCCACAGCCGGAACATTCTGTTACATAGATCCCGAGTACCAGCAAACTGGTATGCTTGGAATAAAATCGGATATTTATTCATTAGGAGTCATGCTTCTTCAAATTATTACAGCAAAACCTCCCATGGGTTTGACTCACCATGTTCAGAGGGCCATTGAGAAGGGGAAATTCGCTGATATGCTTGACCCAGCTGTTCCAGACTGGCCAGTAGAGGAGGCCCTGAATTTTGCCAAGTTAGCTCTTAAATGCACAGAACTAAGGCGTAAAGATAGACCAGATCTTCGTACTGTGGTGTTACCTGAACTTGATAGGTTAAGGACTCTAGCAGAAGAACGAATGTCAGGCATCATTCCTAGTCCAGCAACCCTAGTGAGAGAAACCCCAAAATGTGCCTCTCAG GTGAGTTATGATCAGCCGCAACAATCTGGACGTGAAAGTCTAACAAATGGGTCAAGCGCTCCAACCTTTTCAGATAGAGATCAATGA